Proteins encoded together in one Juglans regia cultivar Chandler chromosome 9, Walnut 2.0, whole genome shotgun sequence window:
- the LOC108985335 gene encoding kunitz type trypsin inhibitor 104-like codes for MRSMGLIGSIGYIWLVMAISAVAQPDSSRTPVLDSAGRPLERGVEYYINPAITDHGGRFTLIDRNGSCPLYVGQENVSGLEGLPVVFTPFYEEESVIREASDFRVAFSATTKCVQSTAWLVGETDPDTGKILIVTGESQSGLSVGNYFRLSKGGVGYNVYEISWCPTDVCPTCRWTDCGTAGGLVENGKRLLALGASVLPVMFERIY; via the coding sequence ATGAGGTCGATGGGATTGATTGGCAGCATTGGCTACATATGGCTGGTGATGGCCATATCAGCAGTAGCCCAACCTGATTCCTCTCGCACTCCAGTGCTCGACAGCGCAGGACGTCCTCTTGAACGTGGTGTAGAATACTACATCAATCCCGCAATAACCGACCACGGCGGTCGTTTCACCTTGATTGATCGAAATGGCTCCTGCCCATTGTACGTTGGACAAGAAAATGTTTCGGGATTGGAAGGCCTTCCTGTCGTTTTCACACCTTTCTATGAAGAAGAGAGTGTGATTAGGGAGGCTAGCGACTTCAGAGTTGCATTCTCAGCTACCACAAAGTGTGTGCAGTCGACTGCATGGTTGGTGGGCGAGACAGACCCTGATACTGGAAAGATATTGATTGTCACCGGAGAAAGCCAAAGCGGACTCAGCGTCGGCAATTACTTCCGGTTATCGAAAGGTGGTGTCGGATATAATGTTTACGAGATTTCATGGTGTCCTACGGATGTTTGTCCCACTTGTAGGTGGACCGACTGTGGGACTGCTGGTGGCTTGGTTGAGAATGGAAAGAGGTTGCTGGCCTTGGGTGCTAGTGTTCTTCCTGTCATGTTTGAGAGAATTTATTAG
- the LOC108985325 gene encoding LOW QUALITY PROTEIN: probable sodium/metabolite cotransporter BASS1, chloroplastic (The sequence of the model RefSeq protein was modified relative to this genomic sequence to represent the inferred CDS: inserted 3 bases in 2 codons), which produces MQSSLSYSHHGRSGFNFQRSTKPSLSYPARRAKSPHLFIPRSTRSYTSPGSFSSSIQLDLRPPFQSQRRPPPPLNKPTRTPSTLVLRTEINNASASRLPPIRCGMSSNNDNTNGARSFRDWIEFFGDTVSTAFPIWVALGCLLGLIKPSYFSWVQPKLTVLGITLTKLGMGITLTLDDLRGALAMPKELICGFLLQYSVMPLSGFLVSKLLNLASYYAAGLILVGRCPGTASNIVPFIARGNVAVSVLMTAASTLAAVFMTPFLTFKLAGQYVAVDAAGLLVSTLQLSFPALMLSXKYFQGLVKFVSTLMPSIAVATVAIICGNAIAQSASAILMSSQQVVLAASLLHAAGFFFGYILSRMLGLDVSSSRTVSIEVGMQNSVLGVVLATQHFGNPLTAVPXAVSSVLAGIWRRMPTQMQD; this is translated from the exons ATGCAATCTTCACTTTCATACTCTCATCATGGAAGAAGTGGCTTCAATTTTCAACGAAGCACAAAGCCCAGTTTGAGCTATCCTGCGAGAAGAGCTAAATCACCACACTTGTTCATCCCTCGTTCCACAAGGTCTTACACTTCGCCaggttctttttcttcttccattcaaCTTGATCTAAGACCCCCTTTTCAATCACAACGACGACCGCCGCCGCCGCTAAACAAACCAACTCGGACCCCATCCACTCTCGTTCTACGTACAGAAATCAACAATGCCTCAGCCTCACGACTTCCTCCAATTCGTTGCGGCATGTCATCGAACAACGATAACACTAATGGCGCTCGGAGTTTCCGCGATTGGATTGAGTTCTTTGGGGACACTGTGTCGACTGCGTTCCCCATATGGGTAGCTCTAGGATGCCTATTGGGGCTCATCAAGCCGAGCTATTTCAGTTGGGTTCAACCCAAGTTGACCGTTCTTGGCATAACCTTGACCAAGCTTGGTATGGGCATTACGCTTACCCTTGACGATCTTCGTGGCGCTCTGGCTATGCCCAAGGAATTGATATGTGGCTTTTTGCTGCAGTATTCG GTGATGCCACTATCGGGGTTCCTTGTGAGCAAGCTTTTAAATTTGGCGTCCTATTATGCAGCTGGATTAATACTGGTTGGTCGCTGCCCTG GAACAGCAAGTAACATTGTCCCTTTTATTGCACG TGGAAATGTGGCGGTTTCAGTGTTGATGACAGCAGCTAGCACTTTAGCAGCCGTG TTCATGACTCCTTTTCTTACTTTCAAACTTGCGGGGCAATATGTCGCGGTAGATGCAGCTGGACTACTAGTCTCAACACTTCAGTTGAGCTTTCCTGCATTAATGCTATC CAAGTATTTCCAAGGCCTGGTTAAATTTGTTTCCACCCTGATGCCATCCATTGCCGTGGCAACTGTAGCTATTATCTGTGGAAATGCAATTGCACAGAGTGCTTCTGCAATACTTATGTCTAGTCAACAAGTGGTCCTAGCTGCATCTCTTCTTCACGCAGCTGGATTTTTCTTTGGTTACATACTTTCTAGAATGCTTGGGCTTGATGTTTCTTCGTCAAGGACAGTCTCTATTGAGGTAGGCATGCAG AACTCGGTGCTGGGAGTAGTTCTTGCTACTCAGCACTTTGGAAATCCATTGACCGCAGTAC TTGCAGTCTCCAGTGTCCTGGCAGGGATTTGGAGACGCATGCCCACCCAGATGCAGGATTGA
- the LOC108985329 gene encoding probable aspartyl protease At4g16563: protein MASSDFFLCFILCFTGLSVSFSDIVLLPLTHSLSKTQFNSTHHLLKSTSTRSATRFHGHHQRRRQVCLTLSPGSDYTLSFTVGSNPPQPISLYMDTGSDLVWFPCSPLECILCEGKYNPSTTTPLPKIHKNATVSCKSPACSAAHSSLSSSDLCAISRCPLESIETSDCSSFNCPPFYYAYADGSLIARLYKDSLSAPTPVHPSLLLPNFTFGCAHTTLGEPIGVAGFGLGLLSLPAQLASFFPQLGNRFSYCLVSHSFDHDRVRLPSPLILGRYGKKEKGLGNDGAGFVYTSMLENPKHPYYCVGLEAISVGKKTIPAPETLKRVDRRGNGGVVVDSGTTFTMLPESLYDSVVTEFEHRVGRMNERASEVEGKTGLGPCYYYEEVVIVPAVALHFVGKGSSVVLPRRNYFYEFLDGDKKRKVGCLMLMNGGDEEELSGGPGATLGNYQQQGFEVVYDLEMRRVGFARRHCASLWDSLNRS from the coding sequence ATGGCTTCCTCAGACTTCTTTCTCTGTTTCATACTCTGTTTTACAGGTCTCTCTGTTTCATTCTCAGATATTGTACTTTTACCTCTGACCCACTCCCTCTCCAAAACCCAATTCAACAGTACCCACCATCTCCTTAAATCCACCTCTACCCGCTCCGCCACTCGTTTCCACGGCCACCACCAGCGTCGCCGCCAGGTCTGTCTCACACTCTCTCCTGGCAGCGACTACACGCTCTCCTTTACTGTGGGCTCCAACCCTCCCCAACCCATCTCCCTATACATGGACACCGGCTCCGACCTTGTCTGGTTCCCCTGTTCCCCTCTCGAATGCATTCTCTGCGAAGGCAAGTACAACCCCTCCACCACCACTCCCCTGCCCAAAATCCACAAGAACGCCACCGTTTCATGCAAGTCCCCTGCTTGCTCTGCCGCGCactcctccctctcctcctccGACCTCTGCGCCATTTCCCGCTGTCCTTTAGAATCCATTGAAACCTCTGATTGCTCCTCCTTCAACTGCCCACCTTTCTACTATGCCTATGCAGATGGAAGCTTAATCGCTCGCCTTTACAAAGATAGCTTGTCCGCTCCCACCCCAGTTCATCCTTCTCTGCTTCTTCCAAATTTCACTTTCGGGTGCGCCCACACGACCCTCGGTGAGCCCATTGGGGTCGCTGGCTTCGGCCTTGGCTTACTTTCCTTGCCTGCCCAACTCGCCAGCTTCTTTCCTCAGCTGGGCAACCGGTTCTCCTACTGCCTGGTTTCTCACTCCTTCGACCATGACCGAGTTCGCCTCCCGAGTCCACTTATTCTCGGTCGCTACGGCAAGAAAGAAAAGGGCTTGGGAAATGATGGAGCTGGGTTTGTGTACACGTCCATGCTGGAGAACCCGAAGCACCCCTACTACTGCGTCGGGCTGGAAGCAATCTCCGTGGGAAAGAAGACTATCCCAGCGCCGGAAACTTTGAAACGAGTCGACAGAAGGGGTAACGGTGGGGTGGTGGTGGACTCTGGGACCACTTTCACGATGTTGCCGGAGAGTCTGTATGACTCGGTGGTGACCGAGTTCGAACACCGGGTGGGGCGAATGAACGAGCGGGCGAGTGAGGTGGAAGGCAAGACCGGGCTCGGGCCATGTTATTACTATGAGGAGGTAGTGATTGTGCCAGCCGTGGCATTGCACTTTGTGGGGAAAGGATCCAGTGTGGTGCTGCCCaggagaaattatttttacgaGTTTTTGGACGGCGATAAGAAGAGGAAGGTGGGGTGTTTGATGTTGATGAACGGTGGGGACGAGGAGGAGTTGAGTGGTGGGCCCGGAGCCACACTTGGGAACTATCAGCAGCAGGGGTTCGAGGTGGTATACGATTTGGAGATGAGGAGGGTCGGGTTCGCCAGGAGACACTGCGCATCCCTTTGGGATAGTCTGAACCGGAGCTAA
- the LOC108985327 gene encoding protein Jade-1-like produces MDKSATLLCQQTNPRDHMDSKFQGLPPLKRFRLMQLQEEGRQHQLQQGDTAVFSSRLPAKKRKESRDSPLFFAEHVAATNSPSTYSLPAKKRVWALQPDFIPDKPFSPPFDLNVEYKQGLAFEEEAEAVKKEGTPLVNVTDQSLPNTSQKENEDAVDAVNDSCEGDDDDDGIICAICQSTDGDPSDPIVLCDGCDLMVHASCYGNPLVKSIPEGDWFCAQCLISSSETEKYEKSSSCCLCPTNGGASKPTVDGRWAHIVCALLVPEVFFRDAEGREEIDCSKVPKKRWEDKCYLCKSTSGCAVQCSEPSCPLAFHVTCGLKEDLCIEYREGRKRGAIVAGFCKNHTVLWRKQQQTGKFKIVAREEHK; encoded by the exons ATGGACAAATCAGCAACTCTTCTTTGTCAACAAACAAATCCCAGAGACCACATGGACTCCAAATTCCAAGGCTTGCCTCCTCTTAAGAGATTCAGGCTCATGCAACTACAAGAAGAAGGACGACAACATCAACTTCAACAAGGAGACACCGCCGTGTTCTCTTCACGACTTCCTgccaagaaaagaaaggagtCTCGGGATTCACCTCTTTTTTTCGCTGAACACGTTGCTGCCACCAACTCTCCATCCACCTATTCCTTGCCTGCCAAGAAAAGGGTATGGGCGCTTCAACCAGATTTCATTCCCGACAAGCCCTTCTCGCCGCCTTTTGACCTCAATGTCGAATACAAGCAAGGTCTGGCTTTCGAGGAAGAGGCGGAAGCAGTAAAGAAAGAAGGAACCCCACTCGTAAATGTAACAGATCAATCTCTTCCTAACACTAGCCAAAAGGAAAACGAGGATGCTGTCGATGCTGTTAATGATAGTTGTGAAGGTGACGATGACGACGATGGTATTATATGTGCTATCTGCCAAAGCACAGATGGGGACCCCTCAGACCCAATTGTGCTCTGTGATGGCTGTGATCTAATGGTGCACGCCTCCTGCTATGGCAATCCCCTTGTGAAGAGCATTCCCGAAGGCGATTGGTTTTGCGCCCAATGTCTAATCTCTTCCTCTGAAACCGAGAAATATGAAAAGTCTTCTTCTTGCTGCCTATGTCCAACCAACGGAGGTGCATCGAAGCCCACAGTAGACGGCCGCTGGGCACATATTGTGTGCGCGCTGCTGGTTCCGGAAGTGTTCTTCCGGGACGCTGAAGGTCGGGAGGAGATTGATTGCTCCAAGGTTCCTAAGAAGAGATGGGAAGATAAGTGTTATCTTTGCAAGAGTACAAGTGGATGTGCTGTTCAGTGCTCTGAGCCCAGCTGCCCTTTAGCCTTTCATGTCACTTGCGGATTGAAGGAGGATCTTTGTATTGAGTACAGGGAAGGGAGGAAGAGGGGTGCTATTGTGGCTGGGTTCTGCAAAAACCACACTGTGTTATGGAGAAAG CAACAACAAACTGGGAAATTCAAGATAGTAGCCAGAGAGGAGCACAAGTAG
- the LOC108985353 gene encoding bifunctional adenosine 5'-phosphosulfate phosphorylase/adenylylsulfatase HINT4, translating to MAVAASASCIFCQIASKSTSTTILHSDEKVVAFEDISPSAVRHYLVIPVEHIPTVKDLQRRTEDFSLVTHMLEVGQMLLHRDAPQCTHYRFGFHQPPLNSVNHLHLHCLALPYTPRWKCVKFLSLGSLGFLEAEKLLEKLKPLPPVISKV from the exons ATGGCGGTAGCAGCTTCGGCATCTTGTATCTTCTGCCAGATTGCCAGCAAATCCACCTCCACTACCATCCTCCACAGC GATGAGAAGGTCGTTGCGTTTGAAGACATCAGCCCATCGGCTGTCAG GCATTACTTGGTGATTCCTGTGGAGCACATTCCAACTGTAAAAGACCTCCAGAGAAGAACTGAAGACTTCTCCTTAG TAACTCACATGTTGGAGGTTGGGCAGATGCTGTTACACCGAGATGCACCTCAGTGTACACATTACAG ATTTGGCTTTCATCAGCCTCCATTGAACTCTGTTAACCATCTACACCTTCACTGTCTGGCGCTACCCTACACACCCAG GTGGAAATGTGTGAAATTCTTATCTTTGGGATCATTGGGGTTTCTTGAAGCTGAGAAGTTGTTGGAGAAGCTAAAGCCTTTACCACCTGttatttcaaaagtttga